The following proteins are encoded in a genomic region of Cellulomonas sp. ES6:
- a CDS encoding phosphoketolase family protein: MTTTTAPLETWRAGSGQPVSEETLRRIDAWWRTANYLSVGQIYLLDNPLLRQPLTRDHVKPRLLGHWGTTPGLNFLYAHLNRVIAEREQSTLYLTGPGHGGPGLVASAYLDGTYSEVYSDITPDEEGVRRLFRQFSFPGGIPSHVAPETPGSIHEGGELGYALSHAYGAAFDNPDLLVAAVVGDGEAETGPLATSWHSNKFIDPAKDGVVLPILHLNGYKIANPTVLARIPEEELLDLMRGYGHKPHLFVGGFDGEDHAAVHARFAELLDVVLDEISEIKARAAAGDESRPAWPMIIFKTPKGWTCPPVIDDKQVENSWRSHQVPLASARDTDEHLKVLEGWLQSYRPEELFEADGSVKADITALAPGGTLRMSDNPHANGGLLLKDLRLPDFRDFAVEVPVPGGSISEATRELGKYLTEVIRRNPDNFRIFGPDETASNRLQAVFDVTNKQWNAEYLPTDVDDHLARMGRVVEMLSEHQCQGWLEGYLLTGRHGLITSYEAFIHIVDSMFNQHAKWLKVTNHIPWRRPIASLNYLLSSHVWRQDHNGFSHQDPGFIDHVVNKKAEIVRVYLPPDANTLLSTYDHCLRSRQYVNVVVSGKQPAPNFLTMDEAVAHCTRGLGIWEWAGTEVEGEDPDVVLGCAGDVPTLEVLAAAHILRQELPDLKVRVVNVVDLMRLQDEREHPHGLSDRDFNTLFTTDKPIVFAYHGYPWLIHRLTYRRKGHKNLHVRGYKEEGTTTTPFDMVMLNDLDRYHLVIDVIDQTPSLGSKYAGLRQRMVDARLRAHDYTRAHGEDLPEVRDWVWPDAGETGTEVGGPQQNATAATGGDNE, translated from the coding sequence ATGACGACGACGACGGCGCCGCTCGAGACCTGGCGGGCCGGGTCCGGCCAGCCGGTCTCCGAGGAGACGCTCCGGCGCATCGACGCCTGGTGGCGGACGGCCAACTACCTGTCGGTGGGCCAGATCTACCTGCTGGACAACCCGCTGCTGCGACAGCCGCTGACCCGCGACCACGTCAAGCCGCGGCTGCTCGGCCACTGGGGCACGACGCCGGGCCTGAACTTCCTGTACGCGCACCTGAACCGCGTCATCGCGGAGCGCGAGCAGTCGACGCTGTACCTGACGGGCCCCGGCCACGGCGGCCCCGGCCTCGTCGCGAGCGCGTACCTCGACGGCACGTACTCCGAGGTCTACTCCGACATCACCCCCGACGAGGAGGGCGTGCGCCGGCTGTTCCGGCAGTTCTCCTTCCCGGGCGGCATCCCGAGCCACGTGGCGCCGGAGACGCCGGGCTCCATCCACGAGGGCGGCGAGCTGGGCTACGCCCTGTCGCACGCGTACGGCGCGGCGTTCGACAACCCGGACCTGCTGGTCGCGGCGGTCGTCGGCGACGGCGAGGCCGAGACCGGCCCGCTGGCGACGTCCTGGCACTCGAACAAGTTCATCGACCCGGCCAAGGACGGCGTCGTGCTGCCGATCCTGCACCTCAACGGGTACAAGATCGCCAACCCGACCGTCCTGGCGCGCATCCCCGAGGAGGAGCTGCTCGACCTCATGCGCGGGTACGGCCACAAGCCGCACCTGTTCGTCGGCGGCTTCGACGGCGAGGACCACGCCGCGGTGCACGCCCGGTTCGCCGAGCTGCTGGACGTCGTGCTCGACGAGATCTCCGAGATCAAGGCGCGCGCCGCCGCGGGCGACGAGTCCCGCCCGGCGTGGCCGATGATCATCTTCAAGACCCCGAAGGGCTGGACCTGCCCGCCGGTCATCGACGACAAGCAGGTCGAGAACTCCTGGCGCTCGCACCAGGTCCCGCTGGCCAGCGCCCGCGACACCGACGAGCACCTGAAGGTCCTCGAGGGCTGGCTGCAGTCGTACCGCCCGGAGGAGCTGTTCGAGGCGGACGGCTCGGTCAAGGCGGACATCACGGCCCTCGCCCCGGGCGGCACGCTGCGGATGAGCGACAACCCGCACGCCAACGGCGGCCTGCTGCTCAAGGACCTGCGGCTGCCGGACTTCCGCGACTTCGCGGTCGAGGTGCCGGTGCCGGGCGGCTCGATCTCCGAGGCCACCCGCGAGCTCGGCAAGTACCTCACCGAGGTCATCCGCCGGAACCCGGACAACTTCCGGATCTTCGGCCCGGACGAGACGGCGTCCAACCGCCTGCAGGCCGTGTTCGACGTGACGAACAAGCAGTGGAACGCCGAGTACCTGCCGACGGACGTCGACGACCACCTGGCCCGGATGGGCCGCGTCGTCGAGATGCTGTCCGAGCACCAGTGCCAGGGCTGGCTCGAGGGCTACCTGCTGACGGGCCGGCACGGCCTGATCACCAGCTACGAGGCCTTCATCCACATCGTCGACTCGATGTTCAACCAGCACGCCAAGTGGCTGAAGGTCACCAACCACATCCCGTGGCGCCGGCCGATCGCCTCGCTGAACTACCTGCTGTCCAGCCACGTGTGGCGCCAGGACCACAACGGCTTCAGCCACCAGGACCCGGGCTTCATCGACCACGTCGTGAACAAGAAGGCCGAGATCGTCCGGGTGTACCTGCCGCCGGACGCGAACACCCTGCTGTCGACGTACGACCACTGCCTGCGCAGCCGGCAGTACGTCAACGTCGTGGTGTCCGGCAAGCAGCCCGCGCCGAACTTCCTCACGATGGACGAGGCCGTCGCGCACTGCACCCGCGGCCTGGGCATCTGGGAGTGGGCCGGCACCGAGGTCGAGGGCGAGGACCCGGACGTGGTGCTCGGCTGCGCCGGCGACGTGCCGACGCTCGAGGTGCTGGCGGCGGCGCACATCCTGCGCCAGGAGCTGCCCGACCTCAAGGTGCGGGTCGTCAACGTCGTGGACCTCATGCGCCTGCAGGACGAGCGGGAGCACCCGCACGGCCTGTCGGACCGCGACTTCAACACGCTGTTCACGACGGACAAGCCGATCGTGTTCGCGTACCACGGCTACCCGTGGCTGATCCACCGCCTGACGTACCGCCGCAAGGGGCACAAGAACCTGCACGTGCGGGGGTACAAGGAGGAGGGCACCACCACGACGCCGTTCGACATGGTGATGCTGAACGACCTCGACCGGTACCACCTGGTCATCGACGTCATCGACCAGACGCCGTCGCTGGGGTCGAAGTACGCGGGCCTGCGCCAGCGCATGGTGGACGCCCGCCTCCGCGCCCACGACTACACCCGGGCGCACGGCGAGGACCTCCCCGAGGTGCGCGACTGGGTCTGGCCCGACGCGGGCGAGACCGGCACCGAGGTCGGCGGCCCCCAGCAGAACGCCACCGCGGCGACCGGCGGTGACAACGAGTAG
- a CDS encoding SURF1 family protein, producing the protein MPETSRAERRATLWRVARTPRMIGLLVVLLAAAAVCGRLGAWQLERAEVRGAAAQARALAEVEAQPPVPLEDVLAPQSTFDGSLVGRRIEVTGRYEADGQLLVTDRGLDGRTGSLVLTPLRVESADPEADGAVLPVVRGWVPADVQDPAAPELAVPAGTVTVTGYLQASEDSGAPLTGDGTTDSVSSAELLGVWGGPIWTGYAVLTTSDPAQPAAVELLPPPKRSGTGLNLQNLGYAAQWFVFGAFAVALWVRLLKDEVLRESGELGPADAGTDHGAGPGDAPPPGA; encoded by the coding sequence GTGCCCGAGACCTCCCGCGCCGAGCGGCGCGCGACCCTGTGGCGGGTCGCGCGCACGCCGCGCATGATCGGCCTTCTCGTGGTCCTGCTCGCCGCGGCGGCGGTCTGCGGGCGGCTCGGCGCCTGGCAGCTCGAGCGCGCGGAGGTCCGCGGGGCGGCCGCCCAGGCGCGGGCGCTCGCGGAGGTCGAGGCGCAGCCGCCCGTGCCGCTCGAGGACGTGCTGGCCCCGCAGTCGACGTTCGACGGGTCGCTCGTGGGGCGCCGGATCGAGGTGACCGGGCGGTACGAGGCGGACGGGCAGCTGCTCGTGACGGACCGCGGCCTGGACGGGCGCACCGGCTCGCTCGTCCTGACGCCGCTGCGCGTCGAGTCCGCGGACCCGGAGGCCGACGGGGCGGTGCTGCCGGTGGTGCGCGGGTGGGTGCCCGCCGACGTGCAGGACCCCGCGGCGCCCGAGCTGGCGGTGCCCGCGGGCACCGTCACCGTGACCGGGTACCTGCAGGCGTCCGAGGACTCCGGCGCGCCGCTGACCGGCGACGGCACGACCGACAGCGTGTCGTCCGCCGAGCTGCTGGGCGTGTGGGGCGGCCCCATCTGGACGGGCTACGCGGTGCTCACGACGTCCGACCCCGCGCAGCCGGCCGCCGTGGAGCTGCTGCCGCCGCCGAAGCGGTCCGGCACGGGGCTCAACCTGCAGAACCTCGGCTACGCGGCGCAGTGGTTCGTCTTCGGCGCGTTCGCGGTGGCGCTCTGGGTGCGGCTGCTCAAGGACGAGGTGCTGCGCGAGTCCGGCGAGCTCGGGCCGGCGGACGCCGGGACCGACCACGGCGCGGGCCCGGGCGACGCACCGCCGCCCGGGGCCTGA
- a CDS encoding ABC transporter ATP-binding protein, with protein MKLPVADPTTLRRHTAALLRRHRRGLVLVVVLHVLAATAGLTGPWLLGRLVDAVVDGTTTAAVDRTILVLVVAVLAQTVLIRYAQRSAMVLGETVFAELREEFVATVTRLPLSTVERAGTGDLVARTTTDIDRVQYTVRFGVPRILVTVATIALTAVAAVVTNALVAIGLLAGLPLLLGVTRWYLRRAAPAYLRESAAYATINGTITESVEGARTVDALGLGARRRARLDADLREAFAAETRTLGLRTVLFPGVDTAFILPVVAVLAWGAYLISTGHATVGAVTTIALYAMQIIHPIGELIFWLDEIQVGATSLARIIGVADVAPDRTARDARPADEAVVASEVRYAYRPGRDVLHGVDLTLRTGERLAVVGPSGAGKSTLGRMLAGIHPPTGGAVTVGEVPLVDLPLDELRGHVALVTQEHHVFVGPLADNLRLADPDADDAALERALRAVDAWEWVAALPGGLATEVGSGGVALTPAQAQQVALARLVLLDPHTLVLDEATSLLDPRAARHLERSLSAVLEGRTVVAIAHRLHTAHDADRVAVVDAGRITEIGPHDELVAAGGEYASLWSSWQRE; from the coding sequence GTGAAGCTGCCCGTCGCTGACCCGACCACCCTGCGCCGGCACACCGCCGCGCTGCTCCGCCGGCACCGCCGGGGCCTCGTGCTGGTCGTGGTGCTGCACGTCCTCGCGGCCACCGCGGGCCTCACCGGGCCCTGGCTGCTCGGCCGCCTCGTGGACGCCGTCGTCGACGGCACCACGACGGCCGCGGTCGACCGGACGATCCTCGTGCTCGTCGTCGCCGTGCTCGCCCAGACCGTCCTCATCCGCTACGCCCAGCGGTCGGCGATGGTGCTCGGCGAGACGGTGTTCGCGGAGCTCCGCGAGGAGTTCGTCGCGACCGTCACCCGGCTGCCGCTGTCCACCGTGGAGCGGGCCGGCACCGGCGACCTGGTCGCGCGGACCACCACCGACATCGACCGGGTGCAGTACACGGTCCGGTTCGGGGTGCCGCGGATCCTCGTCACGGTCGCGACCATCGCCCTGACGGCTGTCGCGGCCGTGGTGACGAACGCGCTCGTGGCGATCGGCCTGCTCGCCGGGCTGCCGCTGCTGCTCGGCGTCACCCGCTGGTACCTGCGCCGGGCCGCCCCGGCGTACCTGCGCGAGTCCGCGGCCTACGCGACGATCAACGGGACGATCACGGAGTCCGTGGAGGGCGCCCGCACCGTGGACGCGCTCGGGCTCGGCGCACGCCGGCGGGCCCGGCTGGACGCGGACCTGCGGGAGGCGTTCGCCGCCGAGACCCGCACGCTGGGCCTGCGGACCGTGCTGTTCCCCGGCGTGGACACCGCGTTCATCCTGCCGGTGGTCGCCGTGCTGGCCTGGGGCGCGTACCTGATCTCGACCGGGCACGCGACGGTCGGGGCCGTCACGACGATCGCGCTGTACGCGATGCAGATCATCCACCCCATCGGCGAGCTGATCTTCTGGCTCGACGAGATCCAGGTCGGCGCGACGTCGCTGGCCCGGATCATCGGGGTCGCGGACGTCGCCCCGGACCGCACGGCCCGCGACGCCCGTCCCGCGGACGAGGCCGTGGTCGCCAGCGAGGTCCGGTACGCGTACCGGCCCGGCCGCGACGTGCTGCACGGGGTGGACCTCACGCTGCGCACCGGCGAGCGGCTCGCCGTCGTCGGGCCGTCCGGCGCCGGCAAGTCGACGCTCGGGCGGATGCTCGCCGGCATCCACCCGCCCACGGGCGGTGCCGTGACGGTCGGCGAGGTCCCGCTGGTCGACCTGCCGCTGGACGAGCTGCGCGGCCACGTCGCGCTCGTGACGCAGGAGCACCACGTGTTCGTCGGGCCGCTCGCCGACAACCTGAGGCTGGCCGACCCGGACGCCGACGACGCCGCCCTCGAGCGGGCGCTGCGGGCCGTCGACGCCTGGGAGTGGGTGGCGGCGCTGCCCGGCGGGCTCGCCACGGAGGTGGGCTCCGGCGGCGTCGCGCTCACCCCGGCGCAGGCGCAGCAGGTGGCCCTCGCCCGGCTCGTGCTGCTCGACCCGCACACGCTGGTGCTCGACGAGGCGACGTCGCTGCTCGACCCGCGGGCCGCCCGGCACCTGGAGCGCTCCCTGTCGGCGGTGCTCGAGGGCCGCACGGTGGTCGCGATCGCCCACCGGCTGCACACCGCGCACGACGCCGACCGCGTCGCCGTGGTCGACGCCGGGCGCATCACGGAGATCGGGCCGCACGACGAGCTCGTGGCGGCCGGCGGGGAGTACGCCTCGCTCTGGAGCTCCTGGCAGCGGGAGTAG
- a CDS encoding ABC transporter ATP-binding protein: MRPLPLPDPGHPPLTGPRRLLLWQARRQAGVLAGATAVAVVGNVAAALLPWQLGRIVDGGLEHGLGRELWLGCLLLAGLGLVQVGANVWGHRLEVENWLRAAFASSQQVGHHVTRTGDAITDELPTGEVVATVATDALRMGEVFAILPRLVGGIAAYLTLGALLLGTSVPLGLLVLLGLPVVVAVLSLLVPPLQRRQAAQREATGRLTTLGADTVSGLRILRGIGGEDVFADRYRAQSQEVRAAGVRVSQTQSLLDALQTLLPGLFLAVVVWAGARLALSGDISPGQLVSFYGFAAFLTQPLWTASEAIRVVTRAVVGARKIIRVLSVPVAGSDDPAHPATAPGPGEALVDEASGVVVRPGRLTALVGADPDETARIALRLGRLGPARRESDEGGADQGGADEHAAVREPADAPLSSVRWGRALLHELALGEVRGRVVVAESTPHLFTGTLADELDVRGGADRDALLAAMTVADAGDVLDSVPGGLDGAVEEKGRSLSGGQRQRVALARALLTGAEVLVLVEPTSAVDAHTEARIARRLADARRGATTVVVTASPLVLDVVDEVALVAGGRVVATGRHRDLVAARDATGPAYRAVVSRTDSPGDDSPVPRTDHQDHDRPEVSREAARR, encoded by the coding sequence GTGCGACCCCTTCCCCTGCCGGACCCCGGCCACCCCCCGCTGACGGGCCCCCGCCGGCTCCTGCTGTGGCAGGCGCGGCGGCAGGCCGGCGTGCTCGCGGGCGCGACCGCGGTCGCGGTCGTCGGGAACGTGGCGGCGGCCCTGCTGCCCTGGCAGCTCGGCCGGATCGTCGACGGCGGGCTCGAGCACGGCCTGGGCCGGGAGCTCTGGCTGGGCTGCCTGCTGCTGGCCGGGCTCGGACTGGTGCAGGTCGGCGCGAACGTCTGGGGGCACCGGCTCGAGGTGGAGAACTGGCTGCGCGCGGCGTTCGCGTCGTCGCAGCAGGTCGGCCACCACGTGACGCGCACCGGCGACGCGATCACCGACGAGCTGCCGACCGGCGAGGTCGTCGCCACCGTCGCCACGGACGCGCTCCGGATGGGCGAGGTGTTCGCGATCCTCCCCCGGCTGGTCGGCGGGATCGCGGCGTACCTCACGCTCGGCGCCCTGCTGCTGGGCACGTCGGTCCCGCTCGGGCTGCTCGTGCTGCTGGGCCTGCCCGTGGTCGTCGCGGTGCTGTCCCTGCTCGTCCCGCCGCTGCAGCGTCGCCAGGCCGCCCAGCGCGAGGCCACCGGCCGGCTGACGACGCTCGGCGCCGACACCGTGTCGGGCCTGCGCATCCTGCGCGGCATCGGCGGCGAGGACGTGTTCGCCGACCGGTACCGCGCGCAGTCCCAGGAGGTGCGGGCGGCCGGCGTGCGGGTGTCGCAGACGCAGTCGCTGCTGGACGCCCTGCAGACGCTGCTGCCCGGCCTGTTCCTCGCGGTCGTCGTGTGGGCGGGCGCCCGGCTCGCGCTGTCCGGCGACATCAGCCCGGGGCAGCTCGTGTCGTTCTACGGGTTCGCCGCGTTCCTCACGCAGCCGCTGTGGACCGCGAGCGAGGCGATCCGCGTGGTCACCCGGGCGGTGGTCGGCGCGCGCAAGATCATCCGCGTCCTGTCCGTCCCGGTCGCCGGGTCGGACGACCCCGCGCACCCGGCGACCGCCCCCGGGCCCGGCGAGGCGCTGGTGGACGAGGCGAGCGGCGTCGTCGTGCGGCCGGGGCGGCTGACCGCGCTCGTGGGCGCCGACCCGGACGAGACGGCGCGGATCGCGCTGCGGCTCGGCCGGCTCGGGCCCGCCCGCCGCGAGTCCGACGAGGGCGGGGCGGACCAGGGCGGGGCGGACGAGCACGCCGCCGTCCGCGAGCCCGCGGACGCCCCGCTGTCCTCGGTGCGCTGGGGCCGCGCGCTGCTGCACGAGCTCGCCCTGGGCGAGGTCCGCGGCCGGGTCGTCGTCGCCGAGTCCACGCCGCACCTGTTCACCGGCACCCTCGCCGACGAGCTGGACGTGCGCGGCGGGGCCGACCGCGACGCCCTGCTGGCGGCGATGACCGTGGCCGACGCCGGCGACGTGCTCGACTCCGTGCCCGGCGGCCTGGACGGCGCCGTGGAGGAGAAGGGCCGCTCGCTGTCCGGCGGGCAGCGGCAGCGGGTCGCCCTGGCCCGCGCCCTGCTCACGGGGGCGGAGGTGCTCGTGCTCGTCGAGCCGACCAGCGCGGTGGACGCCCACACCGAGGCCCGCATCGCCCGGCGACTCGCCGACGCGCGGCGCGGGGCGACGACCGTGGTGGTCACCGCCAGTCCGCTGGTGCTCGACGTGGTTGACGAGGTCGCGCTGGTCGCCGGCGGCCGGGTGGTCGCCACCGGGCGGCACCGCGACCTCGTCGCGGCCCGGGACGCGACCGGCCCCGCCTACCGCGCCGTGGTGTCCCGCACCGACTCCCCCGGCGACGACTCCCCCGTCCCCCGCACCGACCACCAGGACCACGACCGACCGGAGGTGAGCCGTGAAGCTGCCCGTCGCTGA